The DNA window GATTAGGGAATGTTTCCTTCGGGTTGCGCTGACAGCAGTTTCCTTAAAATGTAGTTTTTGTAATGGTTTTCCATGAAGTTATCTGCTTTCTCTGCAGCAGTATGCAATCGCTTGTACTCATCAAGCTCTCCTGTTGTTGGCGGGGGTGAAGAACCTATCCCTTGCATATGCCTCTTGTAGTCTGAAAAGCAAATGTGACTAAAACCTGCCATGACTAAAGAACCAAGACCAGCTATGATACTTATACCATACCCGACTTCTCCAAACAATGCCCCTACTCCAGCAACTCCTGCGAAGAATGTGGAGCCACCTGCGCTCATGATGTAATTACGATACTCACCACGCGCTATTTCAGCTAAATCCATCTGTTTCCATCGAAGGTAATCTTCCCTAACCGCCTCATAGCCTATCTTGGAATCATCAATAGGCTGATCTGAGAAGCCGCCTAAAATGTCAGCTAAATCTCTGGAAGAATTTCCCCTCCTTTCCGGAGATGCTTCTTTGAGATTGAATTTTCCATCTCTCCTCTTCTCTCCCACCTTACTCTCATAACCAACATCATAATATGACTCTATCGACCACTCCAAACCATAAAACTCCTCAACTTCTTTTACAAAAGATGTTTCCTGAGCTAACACTCTGGAAATAAGAGGATTCCCCTGATGTGTTTCCATCTGCTGCACACATTGTTCTAGGGGTATGCCTATATCTTCACAGACGACGATCCGGTCTACTCTTCTTCGCTCTGAGAAGACAACCTTGCCCACAATCTCTCCTTCCTTCATGGTAATTGCCTCTTCATAGTGTTTACTACTTTAAAATGAGAATGAATAATGACTATTTATATGTTTGTCGTTCCATTCAGAACGATAACTTTAAATATCCAAAACACTTCCCTATAAGTATGGATACAGCGCCGCTTCAACGGCTCGGGCTTCAGGAATCAGATGTTAAAATCTACCTCTCCTTGCTGAGCCATGGCCTAAGCACAGCTACGCAGATTTCCCAGTATACCGGCCTGAATCGAAGCCATACCTACGATAAATTAGACCTGCTTCTGGAAAAGGGGCTCATTTCCTTCGTGATAAAAAACAACGTGAAGTACTTCCAGGCAAGCGCTCCAGAAAAGATTCTCGATTATATAAGTGAAATGCAAAAGGACATCCAAATAATTATTCCTGATCTTGCTAAGCTCCAACGCAGCAACAAAACCAAGACAATTGTTGAACTCTACCAGGGAAAGGAGGGGATGAAAACCGTCTTTAAGGACATACTGAGAGAAAAGAAGGATTATTTTGTGCTTGGAGAAGAAGGGAAATTCCAGGAGATCCTTCCTGTATTTATCCAGCAATTCTTGAGAGATGTGCCAAGGCTCGGCATGAAGGAACATTTGCTGAGCAAGGAAAGCAAGAGAGGCAGCATAGCCATGACTCCCAAGAATTCAAGAATAAAGTACCTTCCTGATGAGATCCTCTCTCCTTCGATGAGCGTTATATACGGGAACAAGACTGCTGTCTTTATTTGGTCAGATCCGCTCTTCGCTATCTTGATTAAGGACAAAGATGTTGCACGATCATTTAAATCGTATTTTGATGTGTTATGGAGGATCGCTAAAACCTAACCTCTTCCATTGCATGGCCCCCCAGTTCGTAACAAATACGTTCATCACTTAGAAGTAATAATGAACACAAACCTTTAAAAAGAGGGATTTACTTCCCTTCTCATATGAAAGATCTTGACCTGCCATGGCTGGAGATGGCTCTACGCAGCCTTCCCGAGGGAACGCAATCATTGCTTGGTGAAGCAGTTCAGCATCTCATTCAGCAGAATGCAAGCCTGCAGCAGCAGGTAGAGCTGCTTGAACAGCAGGTCGGCATTGATGCTCTTACAGGCCTGTACAACAAAGGGAGGTTTGAGAAGGATCTGCTCGAACAGGTCTCAGCATTTGAGCGTCTCTTGGATTCACAGAGAGGTGTTGTGCCAAAGGAAAGCCTTGGCCTCATCTACGGAGATATTGACCTTTTTAAAAGTATTAATGACGCCAATGAAAGCCATCTGTATGGCGACACTGTGTTGAGGGATGTTGCAGCCGTCCTGAGGAAGGAGGCACGACTTCACGAACATGGATACCGCGTAGGAGGAGACGAATTTGCACTTATTCTGCCTCCATCAATTGCTGAACATGGGCTTGGATTGGCCAACAGGATAAGGGAGAATGTAAGCCAATTGCCAGATGTTACAATGAGCTTTGGAGTTGCTCTCTACCAGCGAGAATCTCCTGTAAAAAGCAGGCAAGATTTGAACGAGGCTGTAAAGCGGTTCAGAACGCAGGCTGATACTGCGTTATACCAAGCAAAGGAACTAGGAAGAAATCAAGTAGTCCTGTACCAAGAGCAAGTTTAAACAGTTTCTCAAAAATCCACCGGGAAAAATATCTTTCTTACTGCGATAAAGACTATATAGGCACCAATCAGCACCAGCGCCTTTGGCTTTGTGAGGGCCTTGCTGTTTCTAAGGAAATAATAAATGAGCAGAGCAGTTGCAATCTTGACAGGCAGATCATACCAGATGATCACACCTGGCACAGTATAGCCGGAGATCAACGCTCCCAGGCCTGCTGCAAACATAGGATTTGTGACATTGCTTCCGATCAGGATGCCTGCTGCAATATCCGGCTGCCGTTTC is part of the Candidatus Nanoarchaeia archaeon genome and encodes:
- a CDS encoding helix-turn-helix domain-containing protein; translated protein: MDTAPLQRLGLQESDVKIYLSLLSHGLSTATQISQYTGLNRSHTYDKLDLLLEKGLISFVIKNNVKYFQASAPEKILDYISEMQKDIQIIIPDLAKLQRSNKTKTIVELYQGKEGMKTVFKDILREKKDYFVLGEEGKFQEILPVFIQQFLRDVPRLGMKEHLLSKESKRGSIAMTPKNSRIKYLPDEILSPSMSVIYGNKTAVFIWSDPLFAILIKDKDVARSFKSYFDVLWRIAKT
- a CDS encoding GGDEF domain-containing protein; protein product: MKDLDLPWLEMALRSLPEGTQSLLGEAVQHLIQQNASLQQQVELLEQQVGIDALTGLYNKGRFEKDLLEQVSAFERLLDSQRGVVPKESLGLIYGDIDLFKSINDANESHLYGDTVLRDVAAVLRKEARLHEHGYRVGGDEFALILPPSIAEHGLGLANRIRENVSQLPDVTMSFGVALYQRESPVKSRQDLNEAVKRFRTQADTALYQAKELGRNQVVLYQEQV